From Cygnus olor isolate bCygOlo1 chromosome 7, bCygOlo1.pri.v2, whole genome shotgun sequence, a single genomic window includes:
- the FAM53B gene encoding protein FAM53B isoform X1, producing MVMILTKTRENKGADSVTCRTELHTPKMSQGPTLFSCGVMENDRWGDLSRKCPLQIEQPGASIWDCLADKGEEGSLWPREATSTCSVTNLIKDLSLSDPHGNPSAPPSKRQCRSLSFSDEMSSCRTSWRPLGSKVWTPVEKRRCYSGGSVQRYSNGSATMQRSSSFSLPSRSHPLASSCDHPALASRLGCQARKTGPSGPGGDTWSPEGGRADMQRSLSCSHDRFSSSEPGPPSASSTPASTPQLGRRAGGLCRSRSQPCVLNDKKVGVKRRRPQEAQEQRPSLDLAKMTQNRQTFNSLSCLSAAAEDGAQRLPDARPWPAAGGSAEVMPGRTPACTPVPEPRSRGEERRASRDDLSCEESDCGAAEDEGGGKEEDAAPWRGGGAGAESPFQLDGELDIEQIENN from the exons ATGGTGATGATCTTAACCAAAACCCGGGAAAACAAAGGTGCTGACTCCGTAACATGCAGGACTGAGCTG CACACTCCAAAGATGAGTCAAGGACCTACGCTCTTCTCTTGTGGCGTTATGG AAAATGACAGATGGGGAGACCTCAGCAGGAAGTGTCCACTGCAGATCGAGCAGCCGGGCGCCAGCATCTGGGACTGCCTGGCGGACAAGGGCGAGGAGGGCTCGCTGTGGCCGCGGGAGGCCACCAGCACCTGCTCGGTGACCAACCTCATCAAAGACCTCAGCCTCAGCGACCCCCACGGCAACCCCTCGGCGCCCCCCAGCAAGCGCCAGTGCCGCTCGCTCTCCTTCTCGGATGAAATGTCCAGCTGCAGGACATCATGGAGACCCTTGGGCTCCAAGGTCTGGACGCCGGTGGAGAAGAGGCGGTGTTACAGCGGGGGCAGCGTGCAGCGCTACTCCAACGGCTCCGCCACCATGCAGAGGAGCTCCAGCTTCAGTCTCCCGTCCCGCTCCCACCCGCTGGCCTCCTCCTGCGACCACCCCGCGCTGGCCAGCCGCCTGGGCTGCCAGGCGAGGAAAACGGGGCCCAGCGGGCCGGGAGGCGACACGTGGAGCCCCGAGGGCGGTCGGGCGGACATGCAGAGGTCCCTGTCCTGTTCTCACGACCGCTTCTCCTCCTCGGAGCCCGGCCCGCCCTCGGCGAGCAGCACGCCCGCCTCCACGCCGCAGCTGGGCCGCCGCGCCGGAGGGCTGTGCCGCAGCCGCTCGCAGCCCTGCGTCCTCAACGACAAGAAGGTGGGCGTCAAGCGGCGCAGGCCCCAGGAGGCGCAGGAGCAGCGGCCGTCGCTCGACCTGGCCAAGATGACCCAG AACCGCCAGACTTTCAACAGCCTCAGCTGCCTTAGCGCCGCGGCGGAGGACGGCGCCCAGCGGCTCCCCGACGCCCGGCCGTGGCCCGCGGCCGGCGGCTCCGCGGAGGTGATGCCGGGCAGGACCCCCGCTTGCACCCCGGTGCCGGAGCCGCGCTCGCGGGGCGAGGAGCGCCGGGCGAGCCGGGACGACCTCTCCTGCGAGGAGTCCGACTGCGGCGCGGCCGAGGACGAGGgcggagggaaggaggaggacgCGGCGCCCTGGcgaggcggcggggcgggcgccgAGAGCCCCTTCCAGCTGGATGGAGAACTCGACATCGAGCAGATCGAGAACAACTGA